A single window of Microbispora hainanensis DNA harbors:
- a CDS encoding NAD(P)/FAD-dependent oxidoreductase: MPESCDVVIIGGGVIGCAIAHRLAQRGTSVVLVDAGQRLGLGASDGAMGGILTQTERSCLGPLSSVIKRSRDAYPQWLEEIHAASGVEVPVLDGGDIQVALDDAEMERLETKVLPQWKNSPFAVERLTATDARSLEPLLSERVVGGFLLPEELALDPRVLMAALATAVLSGSTPIRVLSAVRATGLRTGPRGVEVELHDGRRVSAEQAVVAAGHLSGVFLPRHRDHLFPIKGVAFDVRPPGAVTYPLRHHIFAEITEDGREYFPYLVPRHDGRVAVGVTYEENVGDVTVTTAAIEEIRRGVAALMPKAATWPVGRRWAGLRPGSADHMPIIGHVDDHGRVVAATGHSGLGVTLAPVTAELVAALVGGTAGDREKEVLAVVRPDRPFSPAPAPSA, translated from the coding sequence GTGCCTGAATCCTGTGACGTCGTGATCATCGGTGGTGGCGTGATCGGCTGCGCGATCGCGCACAGGCTCGCCCAGCGCGGCACGAGCGTGGTCCTCGTGGACGCGGGGCAGCGTCTCGGGCTCGGGGCCTCGGACGGCGCGATGGGCGGCATCCTGACCCAGACGGAGCGCTCCTGCCTCGGCCCGCTCAGCAGCGTCATCAAGCGCAGCCGCGACGCCTACCCGCAGTGGCTGGAGGAGATCCACGCCGCCTCGGGCGTCGAGGTCCCGGTGCTGGACGGCGGTGACATCCAGGTCGCGCTGGACGATGCCGAGATGGAGCGCCTGGAGACCAAGGTGCTGCCGCAGTGGAAGAACTCGCCGTTCGCCGTCGAGCGGCTGACGGCCACCGACGCCAGGAGCCTCGAACCACTGCTGAGCGAGCGCGTCGTCGGCGGATTCCTGCTGCCCGAGGAGCTCGCGCTCGACCCGAGGGTGCTCATGGCCGCCCTGGCGACGGCCGTTCTGTCGGGGAGCACGCCGATCCGGGTGCTCAGCGCGGTGCGCGCCACCGGCCTGCGGACCGGCCCTCGCGGTGTCGAGGTGGAGCTCCACGACGGCCGCCGGGTGTCGGCGGAGCAGGCCGTCGTCGCGGCCGGTCACCTGAGCGGGGTCTTCCTGCCGCGCCACCGCGACCACCTGTTCCCCATAAAGGGCGTGGCCTTCGACGTCCGCCCGCCCGGCGCCGTCACCTACCCGCTGCGCCACCACATCTTCGCGGAGATCACGGAGGACGGCCGGGAGTACTTCCCCTACCTCGTCCCCCGTCACGACGGCAGGGTGGCCGTCGGCGTCACCTACGAGGAGAACGTGGGGGACGTGACGGTGACCACCGCGGCGATCGAGGAGATCCGGCGGGGCGTCGCCGCTCTGATGCCCAAGGCGGCCACCTGGCCCGTCGGCCGGCGTTGGGCCGGACTGCGGCCGGGCAGCGCCGACCACATGCCCATCATCGGCCACGTGGACGACCACGGCCGGGTCGTGGCGGCGACCGGTCACAGCGGCCTCGGCGTGACGCTCGCCCCCGTCACGGCGGAACTGGTGGCGGCCCTGGTCGGCGGCACCGCCGGCGACCGCGAGAAGGAAGTGCTCGCCGTCGTCCGTCCCGACCGCCCCTTCTCGCCCGCGCCGGCTCCGTCCGCGTAA
- a CDS encoding phosphatidylserine/phosphatidylglycerophosphate/cardiolipin synthase family protein translates to MTGATPEPSPSLVPRVVRKVLVTVLVGGVSYLMSNALIQGPNEDLWSLLLATFISGVVFVVQFLADVDDQLETVLQEQRRQHTKTHNLVADSFSKINEASKLFGVVEMSALETRGVAELVQNAAKIRDDMPDLVKSLVHHEVTRMAKFLGELSDGRYALYEGEDRDWLLALARNARVSLDAISLTSVDARDTEFEGGFWHTDLGQRYVKLQRDLVQRGARVRRVFVVDRSERLDSEAFRRVWKWQTTVGIEVRTLLLSDAPPLLRGSLSDFILFDGVVYYESNPAPQVGDGIAPVIHSTVLAQDQERVRERAERFAELWEAATPAA, encoded by the coding sequence GTGACCGGAGCAACACCCGAACCCTCCCCGTCGCTCGTCCCGAGGGTTGTGCGCAAGGTCCTCGTGACGGTGCTCGTGGGCGGCGTGAGCTATCTGATGAGCAACGCGCTCATCCAGGGGCCGAACGAGGACCTGTGGAGTCTGCTGCTCGCGACGTTCATCAGCGGCGTCGTCTTCGTCGTGCAGTTCCTCGCGGACGTGGACGACCAGCTCGAAACCGTGCTGCAGGAGCAGCGCAGGCAGCACACGAAGACCCACAACCTGGTGGCCGACAGCTTCTCCAAGATCAACGAGGCGAGCAAGCTGTTCGGCGTCGTGGAGATGTCCGCGCTGGAGACCAGGGGTGTGGCCGAGCTGGTGCAGAACGCCGCCAAGATCCGTGACGACATGCCCGACCTCGTCAAGAGCCTGGTGCACCACGAGGTCACCCGGATGGCGAAGTTCCTCGGCGAGCTGTCCGACGGCAGATACGCGCTGTACGAGGGCGAGGACCGCGACTGGCTGCTCGCGCTCGCGCGCAACGCCCGGGTCAGTCTCGACGCCATCAGCCTGACCAGCGTGGACGCCCGCGACACCGAGTTCGAGGGCGGCTTCTGGCACACCGACCTCGGGCAGCGCTACGTCAAGCTCCAGCGCGACCTCGTCCAACGGGGGGCGCGGGTGCGCCGCGTGTTCGTGGTGGATCGTTCCGAGCGGCTCGACTCCGAGGCGTTCCGCCGCGTGTGGAAGTGGCAGACCACGGTCGGGATCGAGGTGCGCACGCTGCTGCTCTCCGACGCGCCGCCTCTGCTGCGCGGCTCGCTGTCCGACTTCATCCTGTTCGACGGGGTCGTCTACTACGAGTCCAACCCCGCCCCGCAGGTCGGCGACGGCATCGCCCCGGTGATCCACAGCACGGTTCTCGCACAGGACCAGGAGCGGGTGCGCGAGCGGGCCGAACGGTTCGCCGAGCTCTGGGAGGCCGCGACACCGGCGGCGTAG
- a CDS encoding SCO2521 family protein has product MLVMGEVHTGLLQNSGEISESTCRQVLGLMAGETVRVSRRPIVHALSPERLTGVDCALPTASRSRVRAVGTVVSRCAVTGGRVAQGSSYVRVVRSEADRRLPWSHYLARPGVVEVLGKVKAADLVEGFTGDTMPGRPDGACLDLGAVSGRFLDLVQQSPLLDRRAPFKIPRTSLRWVAETGEPSIRFTLHAEQERTLRLTHPGPFTPAVVDLCEDLATHDWLLTSLLVIVERARIGGTPGAQAVARLAPAIDHLMHLWMPAARVEEWLTPFWESLERRPGFTRQWRSLVDRVRDQVAMNTLALLSATAEAGRRSP; this is encoded by the coding sequence ATGCTGGTGATGGGGGAGGTCCACACCGGGCTGCTGCAGAACTCCGGTGAGATCTCCGAGTCGACGTGCCGTCAGGTGCTCGGGCTCATGGCCGGGGAGACCGTGCGCGTCTCCCGCCGTCCCATCGTCCACGCGCTGTCGCCCGAGCGGCTGACCGGGGTGGACTGCGCCCTGCCCACCGCGTCGCGTTCCCGGGTCAGGGCCGTCGGCACGGTGGTGTCCCGCTGCGCGGTGACCGGGGGCCGGGTGGCCCAGGGGTCGTCGTACGTCCGGGTGGTGCGCTCGGAGGCCGACCGCAGGCTCCCCTGGTCGCACTACCTGGCCCGGCCGGGGGTCGTGGAGGTTCTGGGGAAGGTGAAGGCGGCCGACCTCGTCGAAGGGTTCACCGGCGACACCATGCCCGGCCGCCCCGATGGCGCCTGCCTCGACCTGGGCGCCGTCAGCGGCCGCTTCCTCGACCTCGTGCAGCAGTCCCCGCTGCTGGACCGGCGGGCCCCCTTCAAGATCCCGCGTACGAGCCTGCGGTGGGTGGCCGAGACCGGCGAGCCGTCGATCCGCTTCACCCTGCACGCAGAGCAGGAGCGGACGCTGCGCCTGACGCATCCCGGCCCGTTCACCCCCGCCGTGGTCGACCTGTGCGAAGACCTGGCGACGCACGACTGGCTGCTGACGTCGCTGCTGGTCATCGTCGAGCGGGCGCGGATCGGCGGCACTCCGGGAGCCCAGGCCGTGGCCCGCCTGGCGCCGGCCATCGACCACCTCATGCACCTGTGGATGCCCGCCGCCCGGGTCGAGGAGTGGCTGACGCCGTTCTGGGAGAGCCTGGAGCGGCGGCCGGGGTTCACCCGGCAGTGGCGTTCCCTGGTCGACCGGGTCCGCGACCAGGTCGCGATGAACACCCTTGCCCTGCTGAGTGCGACCGCCGAAGCCGGACGGAGGTCACCGTGA
- a CDS encoding SCO2523 family variant P-loop protein: MLVFAISDKGGTGRSVTGTNIVYRHALQGNDVCYLDFDFGSPTAGAIFSVSAVARGTRENGLHHYLRGECPQPRRVDVWAESDREGLRTRPPGAGRLVLLPGSEGGGELSALTDEVVGRCVQLLGRLDEEFDLCMIDVSAGRSFTAELVLAATVRMPAIPFRWLVFHRWTRQHIIAADGLVTGADGLLDVGTRFGHDADDLRDRIRFVRTAVLEPDAAELVGLRDEQRAWLSACDSELRELAGRHGVGRTAMLGKIPLDPVLQWREQLITDEDVLASKIANAETATAFEELAKKIVDDSAWEGL; this comes from the coding sequence ATGCTCGTCTTCGCGATCTCCGACAAGGGCGGCACCGGGCGCTCGGTCACCGGCACCAACATCGTGTATCGCCATGCCCTGCAGGGCAACGACGTCTGCTATCTCGACTTCGACTTCGGCTCGCCGACCGCGGGGGCCATCTTCAGCGTCAGCGCGGTGGCCCGCGGCACCCGGGAGAACGGCCTGCACCACTACCTGCGGGGCGAGTGCCCGCAGCCGCGGCGGGTGGACGTGTGGGCCGAGTCCGACCGTGAGGGGCTGCGCACCCGCCCGCCCGGCGCGGGGCGGCTCGTGCTGCTGCCGGGCAGCGAGGGCGGCGGCGAGCTGTCGGCCCTCACCGACGAGGTCGTCGGCCGCTGCGTCCAGCTTCTCGGGCGGCTGGACGAGGAGTTCGACCTCTGCATGATCGACGTCAGCGCGGGCCGGTCGTTCACCGCGGAGCTGGTTCTCGCGGCGACCGTGCGGATGCCCGCGATCCCGTTCCGGTGGCTGGTCTTCCACCGCTGGACGCGCCAGCACATCATCGCGGCCGACGGGCTCGTCACCGGCGCCGACGGGCTGCTCGACGTCGGCACCCGGTTCGGCCACGACGCCGACGACCTGCGCGACCGCATCCGCTTCGTGCGCACGGCCGTGCTCGAACCGGACGCGGCGGAGCTCGTCGGGCTGCGCGACGAGCAGCGGGCCTGGCTGAGCGCGTGCGACAGCGAGCTGCGCGAGCTGGCCGGCCGCCACGGCGTCGGCCGTACGGCCATGCTCGGCAAGATCCCGCTCGACCCGGTCCTCCAGTGGCGCGAGCAACTGATCACCGACGAGGACGTGCTGGCCAGCAAGATCGCGAACGCGGAGACCGCCACCGCGTTCGAGGAGCTGGCCAAGAAGATCGTCGACGACAGCGCGTGGGAGGGCTTGTGA
- a CDS encoding glycoside hydrolase family 43 protein, giving the protein MIDEVGGWEYRNPVIPGFHPDPSVCRVGDDYYLVTSSFEWFPGVPVFHSRDLVNWRQLGHVLDRPSQLDLDGVRPSGGVYAATIRHHDGLFYVVTTLVDGRGNFVVTAADPAGPWSEPRWLPGTPGIDPSLLFDDDGRLWFTATREKKAARYPGETEVYLLELDPATLEPRGEEHVIWEAVQRGAVWCEGPHLYKIGGRYYLLTSEGGTSYDHAVVVARADHVTGPYLPNPRNPILTHRHLGLGHPIACTGHADLVETQNGEWWMVLLATRPYGTPGDLGPGNLRGDNLGRETFLTRVHWEDGWPVAAQVEPVAVAPALPEHRWPAVPACDHFDADRLSPVWNHLRTPRTPYWSLGDSRLRLRLRPETLAQRANPSLVVRRQQHMDFAVHAALDFLPGAGECAGLALVQNDDHHVLLVRTARGLELVRRKAGGDDLLASVRVPGHRRLYLGVEARGQAYQARYAVAAGEWIDLGDPVDGRILSSAVAGGFTGAYVGMYASSNGRPSSNVAAFDWFEYLPLGP; this is encoded by the coding sequence ATGATCGACGAAGTCGGCGGGTGGGAGTACCGGAACCCCGTCATCCCCGGGTTCCACCCCGACCCATCGGTGTGCCGGGTGGGCGACGACTACTACCTCGTGACCTCCAGCTTCGAGTGGTTCCCCGGAGTGCCCGTCTTCCACAGCCGCGACCTGGTCAACTGGCGGCAGCTCGGGCACGTGCTCGACCGCCCGTCCCAGCTCGACCTGGACGGCGTGCGCCCCTCGGGGGGCGTCTACGCCGCCACCATCCGCCACCACGACGGCCTCTTCTACGTCGTCACCACCCTGGTGGACGGGCGGGGCAACTTCGTCGTCACCGCCGCCGACCCCGCGGGCCCCTGGAGCGAACCCCGATGGCTGCCGGGCACCCCTGGCATAGACCCCTCGCTGCTGTTCGACGACGACGGCCGGCTCTGGTTCACCGCCACCAGGGAGAAGAAGGCGGCCCGCTACCCCGGCGAGACCGAGGTCTACCTTCTGGAGCTCGACCCGGCCACGCTGGAGCCGCGCGGCGAGGAGCACGTCATCTGGGAGGCCGTCCAGCGGGGCGCCGTGTGGTGCGAGGGACCACACCTGTACAAGATCGGCGGCAGGTACTACCTGCTGACCTCCGAGGGCGGCACGTCGTACGACCACGCGGTCGTGGTGGCCAGGGCCGACCACGTCACCGGGCCGTACCTGCCGAATCCGCGCAACCCGATCCTCACCCACCGGCATCTCGGCCTCGGGCATCCCATCGCGTGCACGGGCCACGCCGACCTGGTGGAGACCCAGAACGGCGAGTGGTGGATGGTGCTGCTGGCCACGCGCCCGTACGGCACGCCGGGCGACCTCGGCCCCGGCAACCTGAGGGGCGACAACCTGGGCAGGGAGACGTTCCTCACCCGGGTCCACTGGGAGGACGGCTGGCCGGTCGCCGCGCAGGTCGAGCCCGTGGCCGTCGCACCGGCGCTGCCCGAGCACCGCTGGCCCGCCGTCCCCGCCTGCGACCACTTCGACGCCGACCGGCTCTCGCCCGTCTGGAACCACCTGCGCACGCCGCGCACGCCCTACTGGAGCCTCGGCGACAGCCGCCTGCGGCTGCGGCTGCGGCCCGAGACATTGGCCCAGCGGGCCAATCCGAGCCTGGTCGTCCGCAGGCAGCAGCACATGGACTTCGCCGTCCACGCCGCGCTCGACTTCCTGCCCGGGGCCGGGGAGTGCGCCGGTCTCGCGCTGGTGCAGAACGACGACCACCACGTGCTGCTCGTGCGCACCGCGCGCGGCCTGGAGCTCGTCCGCAGGAAGGCGGGCGGCGACGACCTGCTCGCCTCCGTACGGGTGCCCGGCCACCGTAGGCTGTATCTCGGCGTGGAGGCGCGCGGGCAGGCCTACCAGGCCAGGTACGCCGTGGCGGCGGGGGAGTGGATCGACCTCGGCGACCCGGTGGACGGCAGGATCCTCAGCAGCGCCGTGGCCGGCGGCTTCACCGGCGCCTACGTCGGCATGTACGCCAGCTCCAACGGCCGTCCCAGCTCCAACGTCGCCGCGTTCGACTGGTTCGAGTATCTGCCGCTCGGCCCGTGA
- a CDS encoding SCO2522 family protein — MTPVHATFGEVAAERRIASVPLSHVSVELGHLYMEDYEAGPDRLREQFRRVAPWLATVRSMWQERVPGGRARVSTCFLVDDYFSRFSTPAELVPMVLEAAAEHDLTIDYLARESACAQSGGVELARLVEDRLVDDPPPETDGSRPPVKETGWLCNGSRSPRTAPMQAMGKVRPWEPPAQNAKRGHSIFVDVELWDEKGPRRTWSCPFLAAVWQLLRLGLLRSDGRVPLPPVALDGDWPRDWDELPAVVRLNPQAAPFSAYTTLSVLSPRFLPVELAVRTILSQFAVDDEVLRQVATRSEGEGIRLEEELVDRISYVFV; from the coding sequence GTGACGCCGGTGCACGCGACGTTCGGCGAGGTGGCGGCGGAGCGCAGGATCGCCTCCGTACCTCTCTCCCACGTGTCCGTCGAGCTCGGGCACCTCTACATGGAGGACTACGAGGCGGGCCCCGACCGGCTACGCGAGCAGTTCCGCAGGGTCGCGCCGTGGCTCGCCACGGTCCGCTCCATGTGGCAGGAGCGGGTGCCGGGGGGCCGGGCCCGCGTGAGCACCTGCTTTCTCGTGGACGACTACTTCAGCCGCTTCAGCACCCCGGCCGAGCTGGTCCCGATGGTCCTGGAGGCGGCGGCCGAGCACGACCTGACCATCGACTACCTGGCCCGCGAGTCGGCCTGCGCCCAGTCCGGCGGCGTCGAGCTGGCCCGGCTGGTGGAGGACCGGCTCGTGGACGACCCGCCGCCGGAGACCGACGGATCGCGCCCTCCGGTCAAGGAGACGGGCTGGCTGTGCAACGGCTCGCGCTCGCCCCGCACCGCGCCGATGCAGGCGATGGGGAAGGTCCGGCCGTGGGAGCCGCCCGCGCAGAACGCCAAACGCGGCCACTCGATCTTCGTGGACGTCGAGCTGTGGGACGAGAAGGGGCCGCGGCGCACCTGGTCCTGCCCCTTTCTCGCGGCCGTCTGGCAGCTCCTGCGGCTTGGGCTGCTGCGCAGCGACGGCCGCGTGCCCCTCCCGCCGGTCGCCCTCGACGGCGACTGGCCCCGCGACTGGGACGAACTGCCCGCGGTCGTCCGGCTCAACCCCCAGGCCGCGCCGTTCAGCGCGTACACCACACTGTCCGTCCTCTCCCCCCGGTTCCTGCCCGTCGAGCTGGCCGTACGCACGATCCTGAGCCAGTTCGCCGTGGACGACGAGGTCCTGCGGCAGGTCGCAACCCGGAGCGAGGGCGAGGGAATCCGGCTCGAAGAGGAGCTCGTCGACCGCATTTCCTACGTCTTCGTCTGA
- a CDS encoding SDR family NAD(P)-dependent oxidoreductase, with protein MRKTAVVTGGASGIGRAVAAGLVRRGVHVTIADVRGAEDAAGELGCAGVVCDVSDAQAVRDLVTGVAAEHGRLDFLFNNAGIAVGGRAEEFTLDHWNRTIDVNLRGVVHGVHAAYPLMVEQGYGHIVNTASLAGLTPAPMMLPYTATKHAVVGLSLALRAEAAAHGVRVSVVCPGFTDTPLLDNANPGLPQTEIGLRARTVAVRAQGRLYPVESLADDVLRGVARNQALIVAPASARATWRAVRLSPALAVRAAGSAFRRVMR; from the coding sequence GTGAGGAAGACCGCCGTCGTCACGGGCGGAGCGTCGGGGATCGGGCGGGCCGTCGCCGCCGGGCTCGTACGGCGCGGCGTCCACGTCACGATCGCCGACGTCCGGGGAGCCGAGGACGCCGCCGGGGAGCTCGGCTGCGCGGGAGTCGTGTGCGACGTCTCCGACGCGCAGGCCGTGCGGGACCTCGTCACCGGGGTGGCCGCCGAGCACGGGCGGCTCGACTTCCTGTTCAACAACGCCGGCATCGCGGTGGGCGGCCGTGCCGAGGAGTTCACGCTCGACCACTGGAACCGGACGATCGACGTGAATCTGCGCGGGGTGGTCCACGGCGTGCACGCGGCGTACCCCCTCATGGTCGAGCAGGGCTACGGGCACATCGTCAACACCGCGTCGCTGGCCGGGCTGACCCCCGCGCCCATGATGCTGCCCTACACGGCCACCAAGCACGCCGTCGTCGGGCTGTCGCTCGCGCTGCGGGCCGAGGCGGCGGCGCACGGCGTGCGGGTCAGCGTGGTCTGCCCCGGTTTCACCGACACTCCACTGCTGGACAACGCCAACCCCGGGCTGCCGCAGACCGAGATCGGGCTGCGCGCCCGCACGGTGGCCGTACGGGCCCAGGGGCGCCTGTATCCCGTGGAGTCGCTCGCCGACGACGTGCTGCGCGGCGTGGCCAGGAACCAGGCGCTCATCGTCGCGCCCGCGTCCGCCCGCGCCACGTGGCGGGCCGTACGGCTCTCGCCCGCCCTGGCGGTGCGGGCGGCCGGCTCCGCCTTCCGCCGCGTCATGCGCTGA